In one window of Drosophila mauritiana strain mau12 chromosome X, ASM438214v1, whole genome shotgun sequence DNA:
- the LOC117147925 gene encoding guanine nucleotide-releasing factor 2 isoform X1 codes for MPQFDESFLSDCALADRWHFYSYTVKQLPPHPSPKPKPNRNRNPYPSSASHDDHQQQLHHHHHNHHRLWKTQRQSWSPRDTNNNHSLTSSNCNCNSSNTCNSISATGNTLHSIKFHRRRKYKKLARLALSTPAIPLQMDVDVTVDREFDMEMDTPVPLKNAVCHGSISSPSTPGTCSSGIGVGGGGCSSSSNNSINSGSYSTACTPPPPTHHHHSQHQQLQGTPGGSSRVGGAGTGAAGAGGGSGVPPAPPSAGSSGHKNSLKGTKLARRARSFKDDLIEKISLMRTTNNTLGRSHSPHSPRTKHGSKAPPTTEEVLRSTQTLETHVKDISNALKHFRDVILKKKLEVLPGNGTVILETIASMYSVIQTYTLNENSAIMSSATQQVYQSLGKLIKLCDEVMLSEDSGECASLSNENVREVIDLLEDAVRNLVTLAQGKLKEQDQCAFRYSGSGLGGIGAAAEIMGAVTASPGVSVPGTGVMRVSAAESAAQRTSLPDIALTPKERDILEQHNVNPMRGSHSTESILRDTSPPPKPPLPNRASNPPPLPPKRRSQPGASAGAVGVGCSSSTSTSNQASPLPYAQSHNISLNSDLDCSSNISLLNYGVDRLSVRSRSPDENSQCSFDSALNHSREEEDHQQQQQHLRSFPKLAAMMDEDMDKMVSYSEYCRKASPLPSLCSTRVVAPPINESRTESTGYAGAAIDDKTQTPLSTGGGVAGVAGGTGGAAEGAAAAASGGRETNSNRLSNESGFVSMREFRTCTQTTDYSVQSSTKSSSSNSEIAFSISESTAVGSSSEYQQISQSVSHSQRHISSSSSSCTTTTTSSSTTTGYGSSELEQQQQTTTTTPADLAPALPPKSIQRSSLTRHESPGVGDELDEAQSSSGWASHRSSQSEVAELRQLSPLHHLNHHPHTASAGQLQQWHSKHHSLIEGPRLQLAGSGSCRAFDQRHLDQEPPPLPMKKKHILAYMEICSASTRSIEQHRHTMHACNISRNISHSQTMNIMPMSKELSPELEMPPALPPKNYKQRKATSMVASPTLQPIIVTTPPPSPKPTLGENGSTGRPDSRMATVCEELNDAVASEDAMPEPRSPVLDSNENVSAVDDGQTFYFHSHQLPVADLEMSEDTSSADNQPSTTPQVLEEQEEPTAESRPLVAVHESVKPENADEDEEAERADMLINMLEEVNITRYLILKKREEDGPEVKGGYIDALIVHASRVQKVADNAFCEAFITTFRTFIQPIDVIEKLTHRYTYFFCQVQDNKQKAAKETFALLVRVVNDLTSTDLTSQLLSLLVEFVYQLVCSGQLYLAKLLRNKFVEKVTLYKEPKLGGAGCVGGAGIASSGGSSGAASGGNQPSLLDLKSLEIAEQMTLLDAELFTKIEIPEVLLFAKDQCEEKSPNLNKFTEHFNKMSYWARSKILRLQDAKEREKHVNKFIKIMKHLRKMNNYNSYLALLSALDSGPIRRLEWQKGITEEVRAFCALIDSSSSFRAYRQALAETNPPCIPYIGLILQDLTFVHVGNQDYLSKGVINFSKRWQQYNIIDNMKRFKKCAYPFRRNERIIRFFDNFKDFMGEEEMWQISEKIKPRGRRPVNY; via the exons ATGCCGCAGTTTGATGAATCTTTTTTGAGCGACTGTGCGCTCGCCGACCGCTGGCATTTCTATTCGTACACGGTCAAGCAATTGCCGCCGCATCCGAgtccgaaaccgaaaccgaatcggaatcggaatccgtATCCCAGCAGTGCCAGCCACGAtgaccatcagcagcaactccatcatcatcatcacaaTCACCATCGTCTTTGGAAGACTCAGCGGCAGTCGTGGTCGCCGCGCGACACCAACAACAATCATAGCCTCAcaagcagcaactgcaactgcaacagcagcaacacctgCAACAGCATCAGTGCCACCGGCAACACGTTGCATAGCATCAAATTCCACAGACGTCGCAAATACAAAAAGCTGGCACGATTGGCGCTATCAACGCCAGCGATTCCACTGcagatggatgtggatgtgacCGTGGATAGGGAGTTCGATATGGAGATGGACACACCTGTGCCGCTCAAGAATGCGGTGTGCC ACGGCAGCATCAGTTCTCCATCCACGCCCGGCACCTGTTCCAGTGGCATCGGAGTGGGCGGTGgcggctgcagcagcagcagcaacaatagcATCAACAGCGGCAGCTACTCCACCGCCTGCACTCCGCCACCACCCACGCATCACCATCACTCGCAGCACCAGCAGCTGCAGGGCACGCCCGGAGGATCTAGTCGGGTCGGGGGagcaggaacaggagcagCCGGAGCTGGTGGTGGCAGTGGTGTGCCACCGGCACCACCCAGTGCCGGATCCTCGGGCCACAAGAACAGTCTCAAGGGCACCAAGTTAGCGCGCCGGGCGCGCTCTTTTAAGGACGACCTCATCGAGAAGATTTCCCTGATGCGAACCACCAACAATACACTGGGTCGCTCCCACTCGCCGCACAGTCCGCGCACCAAGCACGGCTCAAAGGCACCACCCACCACCGAGGAGGTGCTCCGGTCCACCCAAACGCTGGAGACGCACGTCAAGGACATCTCGAATGCCCTGAAGCACTTCCGGGATGTCATACTCAAGAAGAAGCTGGAGGTGTTGCCGGGCAACGGAACGGTCATTCTGGAAACCATAGCCAGCATGTACTCCG TGATCCAAACCTACACCCTGAATGAAAACAGTGCCATCATGAGCTCCGCCACGCAGCAGGTTTACCAGAGCCTGGGCAAGCTCATCAAGCTCTGCGACGAGGTGATGCTCTCCGAGGACAGCGGCGAGTGTGCCTCCCTGAGCAACGAGAATGTGCGGGAAGTCATTGATCTTCTGGAGGATGCTGTGCGG AATCTCGTTACGCTGGCGCAGGGCAAGCTGAAGGAGCAGGATCAGTGCGCCTTTCGCTACAGTGGATCTGGCCTGGGCGGCATTGGAGCGGCGGCGGAGATCATGGGTGCGGTCACCGCCTCGCCGGGAGTGAGTGTTCCCGGTACTGGAGTCATGCGCGTTTCGGCCGCCGAATCAGCTGCCCAGCGCACTTCGTTGCCGGACATAGCGCTCACGCCCAAGGAGCGCGACATACTGGAGCAGCACAATGTGAACCCGATGCGCGGCTCCCACAGCACCGAAAGTATCCTGCGCGACACGAGTCCACCGCCGAAGCCACCGCTACCCAATAGGGCCAGTAACCCGCCGCCGTTGCCACCCAAGCGACGCAGCCAGCCGGGCGCATCAGCTGGTGCAGTGGGCGTGGGCTGCTCATCGTCGACATCCACCTCCAATCAGGCCAGTCCGCTGCCCTACGCCCAGTCCCATAATATCAGTCTGAACTCGGACCTGGACTGCAGTTCCAATATCTCGCTGCTGAATTATGGCGTGGATCG CCTATCCGTGCGGTCACGGTCACCGGATGAGAATAGTCAGTGCTCCTTTGACTCGGCGTTGAATCACTCACGCGAGGAAGAggaccaccaacagcaacagcagcacctGAGGTCGTTTCCAAAGTTGGCAGCGATGATGGACGAAGACATGGACAAGATGGTCAGCTACAGTGAGTATTGCCGCAAGGCTTCGCCACTCCCCTCACTCTGCTCAACTCGAGTGGTGGCACCCCCAATCAACGAATCCCGTACAGAATCCACCGGTTACGCAGGCGCCGCAATCGACGACAAAACGCAGACACCACTTTCGACTGGTGGTGGTGTAgctggtgttgctggtggaactggaggagcagccgaaggtgcagctgctgcagcgtCTGGTGGCAGGGAAACTAACAGCAATCGCCTCTCAAACGAATCGG GTTTCGTGTCGATGCGTGAGTTTCGCACTTGCACACAGACGACGGACTACAGTGTCCAGTCCTCCACGAAGTCGTCCAGCAGCAATTCGGAGATTGCGTTTAGCATCAGTGAGTCGACGGCGgtcggcagcagcagcgaatACCAGCAGATTAGCCAGTCGGTGTCGCACAGCCAGCGTCATATATCCTCGAGCAGTAGCAGCTGCACCACCAcgaccaccagcagcagcacaaccACCGGCTATGGCAGCAGCGaactggagcagcagcagcagacgacgacgacgacgccGGCCGATCTGGCGCCCGCCCTGCCGCCAAAGAGCATCCAACGGAGCAGCCTAACCCGCCACGAGTCGCCCGGAGTTGGCGATGAGCTGGACGAGGCGCAGTCCTCCTCCGGCTGGGCCAGCCACCGGAGCAGCCAGTCGGAGGTGGCCGAGCTGCGTCAGCTGTCGCCGCTCCATCACCTCAATCACCATCCGCACACTGCGTCCGCCGGCCAGCTGCAGCAGTGGCACTCCAAGCACCACAGCCTGATCGAGGGACCCCGCCTCCAGCTGGCGGGGAGTGGCAGCTGCAGGGCGTTCGATCAGCGCCACTTGGACCAGGAGCCACCGCCGCTGCCCATGAAAAAGAAGCACA TACTGGCGTATATGGAAATCTGCTCGGCGTCCACGCGATCCATTGAGCAGCACCGGCACACGATGCACGCCTGCAACATAAGTCGCAACATCTCGCACAGCCAGACCATGAA CATTATGCCCATGAGCAAGGAACTGTCGCCGGAGCTCGAGATGCCACCTGCCCTGCCGCCAAAGAACTACAAGCAGCGCAAGGCGACAAGCATGGTAGCATCACCCACGCTACAGCCCATCATTGTGACCACGCCGCCGCCGAGTCCGAAGCCGACGCTGGGCGAGAATGGGTCGACGGGCAGGCCTGACAGCCGGATGGCCACCGTATGCGAGGAGCTGAACGATGCAGTGGCCAGCGAGGATGCGATGCCGGAGCCCCGTTCTCCCGTACTGGACAGCAATGAGAATGTGAGCGCCGTCGATGATGGACAGACCTTCTATTTTCACTCACATCAGCTGCCCGTCGCCGATTTGGAGATGAGCGAGGACACGAGCAGTGCCGACAACCAGCCATCAACCACGCCCCAAGTGCtcgaggagcaggaggagccaACGGCGGAGTCCCGACCACTGGTCGCTGTGCACGAGTCGGTTAAGCCAGAGAACGccgacgaggatgaggaggcggAGCGAGCAGATATGCTGATCAACATGCTGGAGGAGGTCAACATCACACGGTACCTGATACTCAAGAAGAGAGAGGAGGACGGGCCCGAGGTGAAGGGCGGCTACATCGACGCCCTCATCGTGCACGCCAGCCGCGTCCAGAAGGTCGCCGACAATG CATTCTGCGAGGCCTTCATCACCACCTTTCGCACCTTCATCCAGCCGATCGACGTGATCGAGAAGCTGACCCATCGCTACACATACTTCTTCTGTCAAGTGCAGGACAACAAGCAGAAGGCCGCCAAGGAGACCTTTGCGCTGCTGGTCCGAGTCGTCAACGATTTAAC GTCGACAGATCTTACCAGCCAGCTGCTGAGCCTGCTGGTCGAGTTCGTCTATCAGTTGGTTTGCTCTGGACAATTGTACTTGGCCAAGTTGCTGCGCAACAAGTTCGTGGAGAAGGTGACGCTGTACAAGGAGCCCAAGTTGGGCGGAGCCGGTTGTGTCGGCGGAGCAGGAATCGCCAGCAGTGGTGGATCCAGTGGTGCAGCTAGTGGTGGAAACCAGCCTAGCCTGCTCGACCTCAAGTCCCTGGAGATTGCCGAACAGATGACGCTGCTGGATGCGGAGCTGTTCACGAAGATCGAGATACCCGAAGTATTACTATTTGCCAAAGATCAGTGCGAGGAGAAGTCGCCCAACCTTAACAAGTTCACCGAGCACTTCAACAAGATGTCCTACTGGGCGCGCTCCAAAATTCTGCGCCTGCAGGATGCCAAGGAGCGGGAGAAGCACGTGAACAAGTTTATCAAAATCATGAAGCATCTACGCAAGATGAACAACTACAACTCGTATCTGGCGCTGTTGTCGGCCCTCGATTCGGGTCCCATAAGAAG ATTGGAGTGGCAAAAAGGCATCACCGAGGAGGTGCGAGCCTTCTGCGCGCTCATCGATTCCAGCTCCAGTTTTCGCGCCTATCGACAGGCGCTGGCCGAAACTAATCCGCCCTGCATACCCTACAT CGGCCTAATTCTGCAGGATCTAACGTTTGTGCATGTGGGCAACCAGGACTACCTGTCCAAGGGCGTCATTAACTTCTCCAAGCGCTGGCAGCAGTACAACATAATTGACAACATGAAACGTTTTAAGAAATG TGCCTATCCATTTCGACGCAACGAGCGCATTATACGCTTCTTTGATAACTTCAAGGACTTTATGGGCGAGGAGGAGATGTGGCAGATATCGGAGAAGATCAAGCCGCGTGGACGCCGCCCCGTTAACTATTAG
- the LOC117147925 gene encoding guanine nucleotide-releasing factor 2 isoform X7, translated as MNILQKIDGSISSPSTPGTCSSGIGVGGGGCSSSSNNSINSGSYSTACTPPPPTHHHHSQHQQLQGTPGGSSRVGGAGTGAAGAGGGSGVPPAPPSAGSSGHKNSLKGTKLARRARSFKDDLIEKISLMRTTNNTLGRSHSPHSPRTKHGSKAPPTTEEVLRSTQTLETHVKDISNALKHFRDVILKKKLEVLPGNGTVILETIASMYSVIQTYTLNENSAIMSSATQQVYQSLGKLIKLCDEVMLSEDSGECASLSNENVREVIDLLEDAVRNLVTLAQGKLKEQDQCAFRYSGSGLGGIGAAAEIMGAVTASPGVSVPGTGVMRVSAAESAAQRTSLPDIALTPKERDILEQHNVNPMRGSHSTESILRDTSPPPKPPLPNRASNPPPLPPKRRSQPGASAGAVGVGCSSSTSTSNQASPLPYAQSHNISLNSDLDCSSNISLLNYGVDRLSVRSRSPDENSQCSFDSALNHSREEEDHQQQQQHLRSFPKLAAMMDEDMDKMVSYSEYCRKASPLPSLCSTRVVAPPINESRTESTGYAGAAIDDKTQTPLSTGGGVAGVAGGTGGAAEGAAAAASGGRETNSNRLSNESGFVSMREFRTCTQTTDYSVQSSTKSSSSNSEIAFSISESTAVGSSSEYQQISQSVSHSQRHISSSSSSCTTTTTSSSTTTGYGSSELEQQQQTTTTTPADLAPALPPKSIQRSSLTRHESPGVGDELDEAQSSSGWASHRSSQSEVAELRQLSPLHHLNHHPHTASAGQLQQWHSKHHSLIEGPRLQLAGSGSCRAFDQRHLDQEPPPLPMKKKHILAYMEICSASTRSIEQHRHTMHACNISRNISHSQTMNIMPMSKELSPELEMPPALPPKNYKQRKATSMVASPTLQPIIVTTPPPSPKPTLGENGSTGRPDSRMATVCEELNDAVASEDAMPEPRSPVLDSNENVSAVDDGQTFYFHSHQLPVADLEMSEDTSSADNQPSTTPQVLEEQEEPTAESRPLVAVHESVKPENADEDEEAERADMLINMLEEVNITRYLILKKREEDGPEVKGGYIDALIVHASRVQKVADNAFCEAFITTFRTFIQPIDVIEKLTHRYTYFFCQVQDNKQKAAKETFALLVRVVNDLTSTDLTSQLLSLLVEFVYQLVCSGQLYLAKLLRNKFVEKVTLYKEPKLGGAGCVGGAGIASSGGSSGAASGGNQPSLLDLKSLEIAEQMTLLDAELFTKIEIPEVLLFAKDQCEEKSPNLNKFTEHFNKMSYWARSKILRLQDAKEREKHVNKFIKIMKHLRKMNNYNSYLALLSALDSGPIRRLEWQKGITEEVRAFCALIDSSSSFRAYRQALAETNPPCIPYIGLILQDLTFVHVGNQDYLSKGVINFSKRWQQYNIIDNMKRFKKCAYPFRRNERIIRFFDNFKDFMGEEEMWQISEKIKPRGRRPVNY; from the exons ACGGCAGCATCAGTTCTCCATCCACGCCCGGCACCTGTTCCAGTGGCATCGGAGTGGGCGGTGgcggctgcagcagcagcagcaacaatagcATCAACAGCGGCAGCTACTCCACCGCCTGCACTCCGCCACCACCCACGCATCACCATCACTCGCAGCACCAGCAGCTGCAGGGCACGCCCGGAGGATCTAGTCGGGTCGGGGGagcaggaacaggagcagCCGGAGCTGGTGGTGGCAGTGGTGTGCCACCGGCACCACCCAGTGCCGGATCCTCGGGCCACAAGAACAGTCTCAAGGGCACCAAGTTAGCGCGCCGGGCGCGCTCTTTTAAGGACGACCTCATCGAGAAGATTTCCCTGATGCGAACCACCAACAATACACTGGGTCGCTCCCACTCGCCGCACAGTCCGCGCACCAAGCACGGCTCAAAGGCACCACCCACCACCGAGGAGGTGCTCCGGTCCACCCAAACGCTGGAGACGCACGTCAAGGACATCTCGAATGCCCTGAAGCACTTCCGGGATGTCATACTCAAGAAGAAGCTGGAGGTGTTGCCGGGCAACGGAACGGTCATTCTGGAAACCATAGCCAGCATGTACTCCG TGATCCAAACCTACACCCTGAATGAAAACAGTGCCATCATGAGCTCCGCCACGCAGCAGGTTTACCAGAGCCTGGGCAAGCTCATCAAGCTCTGCGACGAGGTGATGCTCTCCGAGGACAGCGGCGAGTGTGCCTCCCTGAGCAACGAGAATGTGCGGGAAGTCATTGATCTTCTGGAGGATGCTGTGCGG AATCTCGTTACGCTGGCGCAGGGCAAGCTGAAGGAGCAGGATCAGTGCGCCTTTCGCTACAGTGGATCTGGCCTGGGCGGCATTGGAGCGGCGGCGGAGATCATGGGTGCGGTCACCGCCTCGCCGGGAGTGAGTGTTCCCGGTACTGGAGTCATGCGCGTTTCGGCCGCCGAATCAGCTGCCCAGCGCACTTCGTTGCCGGACATAGCGCTCACGCCCAAGGAGCGCGACATACTGGAGCAGCACAATGTGAACCCGATGCGCGGCTCCCACAGCACCGAAAGTATCCTGCGCGACACGAGTCCACCGCCGAAGCCACCGCTACCCAATAGGGCCAGTAACCCGCCGCCGTTGCCACCCAAGCGACGCAGCCAGCCGGGCGCATCAGCTGGTGCAGTGGGCGTGGGCTGCTCATCGTCGACATCCACCTCCAATCAGGCCAGTCCGCTGCCCTACGCCCAGTCCCATAATATCAGTCTGAACTCGGACCTGGACTGCAGTTCCAATATCTCGCTGCTGAATTATGGCGTGGATCG CCTATCCGTGCGGTCACGGTCACCGGATGAGAATAGTCAGTGCTCCTTTGACTCGGCGTTGAATCACTCACGCGAGGAAGAggaccaccaacagcaacagcagcacctGAGGTCGTTTCCAAAGTTGGCAGCGATGATGGACGAAGACATGGACAAGATGGTCAGCTACAGTGAGTATTGCCGCAAGGCTTCGCCACTCCCCTCACTCTGCTCAACTCGAGTGGTGGCACCCCCAATCAACGAATCCCGTACAGAATCCACCGGTTACGCAGGCGCCGCAATCGACGACAAAACGCAGACACCACTTTCGACTGGTGGTGGTGTAgctggtgttgctggtggaactggaggagcagccgaaggtgcagctgctgcagcgtCTGGTGGCAGGGAAACTAACAGCAATCGCCTCTCAAACGAATCGG GTTTCGTGTCGATGCGTGAGTTTCGCACTTGCACACAGACGACGGACTACAGTGTCCAGTCCTCCACGAAGTCGTCCAGCAGCAATTCGGAGATTGCGTTTAGCATCAGTGAGTCGACGGCGgtcggcagcagcagcgaatACCAGCAGATTAGCCAGTCGGTGTCGCACAGCCAGCGTCATATATCCTCGAGCAGTAGCAGCTGCACCACCAcgaccaccagcagcagcacaaccACCGGCTATGGCAGCAGCGaactggagcagcagcagcagacgacgacgacgacgccGGCCGATCTGGCGCCCGCCCTGCCGCCAAAGAGCATCCAACGGAGCAGCCTAACCCGCCACGAGTCGCCCGGAGTTGGCGATGAGCTGGACGAGGCGCAGTCCTCCTCCGGCTGGGCCAGCCACCGGAGCAGCCAGTCGGAGGTGGCCGAGCTGCGTCAGCTGTCGCCGCTCCATCACCTCAATCACCATCCGCACACTGCGTCCGCCGGCCAGCTGCAGCAGTGGCACTCCAAGCACCACAGCCTGATCGAGGGACCCCGCCTCCAGCTGGCGGGGAGTGGCAGCTGCAGGGCGTTCGATCAGCGCCACTTGGACCAGGAGCCACCGCCGCTGCCCATGAAAAAGAAGCACA TACTGGCGTATATGGAAATCTGCTCGGCGTCCACGCGATCCATTGAGCAGCACCGGCACACGATGCACGCCTGCAACATAAGTCGCAACATCTCGCACAGCCAGACCATGAA CATTATGCCCATGAGCAAGGAACTGTCGCCGGAGCTCGAGATGCCACCTGCCCTGCCGCCAAAGAACTACAAGCAGCGCAAGGCGACAAGCATGGTAGCATCACCCACGCTACAGCCCATCATTGTGACCACGCCGCCGCCGAGTCCGAAGCCGACGCTGGGCGAGAATGGGTCGACGGGCAGGCCTGACAGCCGGATGGCCACCGTATGCGAGGAGCTGAACGATGCAGTGGCCAGCGAGGATGCGATGCCGGAGCCCCGTTCTCCCGTACTGGACAGCAATGAGAATGTGAGCGCCGTCGATGATGGACAGACCTTCTATTTTCACTCACATCAGCTGCCCGTCGCCGATTTGGAGATGAGCGAGGACACGAGCAGTGCCGACAACCAGCCATCAACCACGCCCCAAGTGCtcgaggagcaggaggagccaACGGCGGAGTCCCGACCACTGGTCGCTGTGCACGAGTCGGTTAAGCCAGAGAACGccgacgaggatgaggaggcggAGCGAGCAGATATGCTGATCAACATGCTGGAGGAGGTCAACATCACACGGTACCTGATACTCAAGAAGAGAGAGGAGGACGGGCCCGAGGTGAAGGGCGGCTACATCGACGCCCTCATCGTGCACGCCAGCCGCGTCCAGAAGGTCGCCGACAATG CATTCTGCGAGGCCTTCATCACCACCTTTCGCACCTTCATCCAGCCGATCGACGTGATCGAGAAGCTGACCCATCGCTACACATACTTCTTCTGTCAAGTGCAGGACAACAAGCAGAAGGCCGCCAAGGAGACCTTTGCGCTGCTGGTCCGAGTCGTCAACGATTTAAC GTCGACAGATCTTACCAGCCAGCTGCTGAGCCTGCTGGTCGAGTTCGTCTATCAGTTGGTTTGCTCTGGACAATTGTACTTGGCCAAGTTGCTGCGCAACAAGTTCGTGGAGAAGGTGACGCTGTACAAGGAGCCCAAGTTGGGCGGAGCCGGTTGTGTCGGCGGAGCAGGAATCGCCAGCAGTGGTGGATCCAGTGGTGCAGCTAGTGGTGGAAACCAGCCTAGCCTGCTCGACCTCAAGTCCCTGGAGATTGCCGAACAGATGACGCTGCTGGATGCGGAGCTGTTCACGAAGATCGAGATACCCGAAGTATTACTATTTGCCAAAGATCAGTGCGAGGAGAAGTCGCCCAACCTTAACAAGTTCACCGAGCACTTCAACAAGATGTCCTACTGGGCGCGCTCCAAAATTCTGCGCCTGCAGGATGCCAAGGAGCGGGAGAAGCACGTGAACAAGTTTATCAAAATCATGAAGCATCTACGCAAGATGAACAACTACAACTCGTATCTGGCGCTGTTGTCGGCCCTCGATTCGGGTCCCATAAGAAG ATTGGAGTGGCAAAAAGGCATCACCGAGGAGGTGCGAGCCTTCTGCGCGCTCATCGATTCCAGCTCCAGTTTTCGCGCCTATCGACAGGCGCTGGCCGAAACTAATCCGCCCTGCATACCCTACAT CGGCCTAATTCTGCAGGATCTAACGTTTGTGCATGTGGGCAACCAGGACTACCTGTCCAAGGGCGTCATTAACTTCTCCAAGCGCTGGCAGCAGTACAACATAATTGACAACATGAAACGTTTTAAGAAATG TGCCTATCCATTTCGACGCAACGAGCGCATTATACGCTTCTTTGATAACTTCAAGGACTTTATGGGCGAGGAGGAGATGTGGCAGATATCGGAGAAGATCAAGCCGCGTGGACGCCGCCCCGTTAACTATTAG